A segment of the Sphingopyxis sp. OAS728 genome:
GCGACAGCATCACAAGGAGGAAGCGCGTGTTGCTCGTCGCGGCCGAAAGTTCGTCGGTCCGCACGACGATATCGACTTTGCCGTAGCTGGTGCCGGCGTAATCGATCGGCCGGACGATGCGCATGCCCGAACCCTGGCTCTTGTCGGTATAGCTGGCTCCGGGCGTATTGCCTCCGGAGACCGGTCGTTCGGTCCTGGGCGGAGTGTAATATTTTCCGATCCGCCGCGGATCGCTCGCGGCGCGCACGACATTATCGGCATCGACAACCGTCAGCTGGCTTATCTCGCTGTCGTCGCTCGCGCTGTCTACGAAGGCCTGCAGCGCGCTCCAATCCTGCTCATCTACCGGCAAGCCCGCATTGTCGACCGCGACGACACCCGCGTTGCTCGCGACGAAGGTCGCGATCGTTTGACCGGACGTGACCGCCATCCGTTCGAACGCCTGTTCTTCGCGCGTCACGATGATCGATCCGCATAATGCAAGAACCGCGAGCGTCACCCCCGCAAGGAGGATCGGCAGCTTGAGGCGAAGCGACAGTCCGCGCCGCGCGGGCGTGCTTTCTTCGGTTGCGCTCAGCTCGCGCAGGATGGCGCTGCGCACCGCATCGCCGTCCGCGAAGCGCTGTTCGGGTTTCTTCGCAAGCAGCTTGTCGATGATGAAACTCAGCCCTGGCGGGCAATCGCTCGCCGCGCGTTCGATCGGCTCGACCCGTTCCTGCGCGATCTGGATTGCCAGCGTCGCCAGACCGATGCCGGGGAAGGCCGCTTTGCCCGTCACCATTTCGTAAAGCACGATTCCGAGCGAGAAGAGGTCGGATCGATGATCGACAGGCAGGCTCAACGCCTGCTCCGGACTCATATAGCGCGGCGTTCCGATCATCTGTCCGAACTGCGTGCGCCCGAGCGGGTCACCGCTGCCATCGGAGTCCGGCTCGTCAATCCGCGCCACCCCGAAATCGACGAGTTTCGCGGTGCGTCCATCACTTGAGAGCAATATGTTGGACGGTTTGACGTCACGGTGGACGACACCGGTCCGGTGCGCATAGGCGAGCGCCCCGGCGAGCTGCTGCCCGAGCTTGAGCACGCGTTCATATGGCATTCGGCCATTTATCTGGAGATGGGCGTCGAGAGGCTGCCCCTCGACGAGTTCCATGGCGATATAGGCGACGCCTTTCTCTTCCCCGACTTCGTAGATAGTCGCGATATTCGGATGGCTGAGGACGCCCGCGGCCCGGGCCTCGCGCAGGAACCGAACGTTGAGCGCGGCGTTGCGCGCATATTCGGGTTTGAGCACCTTGATGGCGACCTTGCGTCCGATGCTCGGGTCGACCGCCCGATAGACATCCGCCATCGCACCCTCGCCGAGACGGCCGTTGATCTGGTAGCGTCCTAGCGTGTTCATCGGACAGGCCCCTCTCGATGCGGTTGCGGGTTCAACGAATGGTTCACCTCGTTACTTCCTCGCTCTGACCGTCGCGGCGATCCGTTCAGCGCGGGCGAGGTCTGTCTTGATCGCGCTGTTTCCGGGATCGAGGACGGCAGCGCGGCGGAGAAGCTGAACCGCCTTGGCCGTCCCGCCCTTGTTAAGCGCGGCAAGCCCCTCGGTGCGCAGCCGCCGCGCGGCCGCTGGATCGGTACGGGCAGAGGGAGCGGGAGTCGCTGCTTGCGGCCGCGCCGGCTGCGCGCGCGATGGCGCCGCACCCGGTCCCGGCCGGGCCGGAGCGGGCTGAGCGCGCCGTACCGGCGCGGGCGCGGTACCGGGAATGCGAAGCGTCTGCCCCGCTGCGAGCTGCATCGGCTTGGCAATGCCATTATATCGCGCCAGCTGATACGTCATGAGACGGTTGCCAAGGAAGCGATCCGCAAGCGCGGCGAGCGTGTCGCCCGGTTGCACCACATAGTCGAAGGATTTCGGTCCCAGGAGCTCGACAGGATCGCGCGTCACGGAATCCCGCAAGAGCGCGAGCGTCGCATTGTTGGGATCGCGCTTCAGCGACGATTTGATGAGCTTTCGCGCGGTGTCGGTGTCACCCAGATTCAAATATTCGGCGATCGTCTCGATATTCTGCGCGCTCGTTGCGGCCACCGCGCCGCTTTGAGGGCGCGGACCACTGGCGCATCCGGCAAGGGCAATGCTTGCCGCCAGAATCGCGGGACGGACGCTACGCCAGGGGCGGAAGCTGAAATAGGGGGAGGTCATGCGGTTACTCTTTCGACAGGCTGGAACCCGGGTTCGACGCGGAGAAGCTTGCCAAGCCCCTCCCGGTCAGTGGCAAAGGCGAGGAAATCCTCGGGCGAGAGCGGCCGCGAAAAATAAAAGCCTTGAAAATGCGTACATCCGTGATGCCGCAACCAGCGATATTCGCTGGCGGTCTCGACCCCTTCGGCGAGCACCCTGATGTTGAGTCCGCGCCCAAGCGCGATGATGCTCTGGCAGATCGCCTGGCTTTCCGGCCGCCGGTCGACTTCCGTTACAAACTCCCGGTCGATCTTGATCTTGTCGAATGTCAGCTGACGCAATGTGCTGAAGCTCGAATAGCCGGTGCCGAAATCGTCGATTGCGATCCTGATGCCGAGTGCACGGATCTGGTCGAACATCCTGACGAGGCTGGCGTCGTTCGTGCTTGCCACGCCTTCGGTCAGCTCGATTTCCAGGCTGCCGGGCTCAAGCGCGTGATTGTGAAGCGTGCGCTTCAAACATTCGGTGAACTTCGGGCTGTGCAGCTGATTGGCGGATATATTGACCGCCACACGCATGGCTCCGGTCTGGCTCGCCTGCCAGTGGCTCGCCTCGCGTGCGGCAGCGTTGAGGACCCATAATCCTACATCCTCGGCAAGTCCCGCCGCCTCCACAACCGGAATGAAGATTGCCGGGGAAACTTTCCCGCGAACGGGATGCTCCCAGCGCAGAAGCGCTTCAGCGCCGATGACGCTCCCCAATGTCGTATCGATCAGCGGCTGGTATGCGAGGTCGAACTCGTTTCGCATGATCGCCGTGCGCAAGTCCTGTTCCAGCCCGTAGCGTTGCGCTTCCTGTGCGATAGACGCGGGACTGAATTCGTGGACCTCGTTCGGACTTCCGGTCGGGATTGCAAATGAGGCCAGCGTTTGCGCCAGGAGCGCAGAAGGCGCCGACCCATCCGGCAAAGAAGCGCAGCGGGTTGCGATCGTCGGCAATATCTCCCGGCCATCGGCTGTCACGGTGCTCCCCAGCGCGTAGGCGATCGCATCCAGTTCCGAGCGCGCAATCGCCGGGTCGATATCGGGTCCATACCAAATCACGAACTGCGCCCGGTCGACGTGCGCAATGAGGCGCTCCGTCGGAACCATTCTGAGGATGCGCGAAACAGTTGCCAGCAAGACGCGCTCGGCCATGGCCGGGTCGAACCCGGCGAGCCGCTCGAAGTCCGCAACGGCCAGCGCGCCCACCAGCCCGCGGCGGTCTGCCTCCATCCGGAACAGAAGAGGCTCGCGCGTCGGCAGGCCGCTCAAGGCGTGACGTTCCGTGAGCCGATGTTTCATCGCGGAAAGCGCTGCTTCGAGCCCTTCCGTGTTTTCCTGCAGGCGATCGGCGATGCTGTGTTGCTGGCCTTGTCCCGAGATCGCTTCGATTCGCTGCGAAAGGGACCAGAGTTTCTGGTCGTGCCGCCACATCGAACCGATCCATCCGAGAGCGACAGCGGATGCAATCGCAGCGAAGAGGGGAACGCCGTTGGAACCGATATGGACAACGCAGGCGAGCGCCACGAACAGCAACGCGATAGCGACGCGGCGCACAAAAGTCGCGGATGAAGCCCCCTTGATCATCATCCAACGACGGTAAATTCTGTTTTGATACTAACTTCTTAAGCTGATCCTCGCCCTTTGTGCCGTCGCGGCACAGGTGCAGCGACCGAAATGGAACGCGGCTATTCGATTATGCGGGAGAAAACCGGGATTCTTCGGCGCTCGTTCGGGGATGGCGCCTTGATGATCCGCCACCGATTAGCTGAGCGAAGTTAACATGAGTTATGACGATTTATTTTTTGGGTTTCGGAATTTCATCGCTTGTCCACCAGGTAGCTGTTCCGTCTTCAGGTCAAAAGCCGCCTCGCTCGCAGTATCGAAGCGGATTCGTTTCCAGGCAGTTGCGACGCACGTCGTCGTAATGGTGCGGTTGGCCACATAAACTTGCTCACCATTGGTTCGACCGCTTTCTACCTCGGCCGCTTCAAGGCTGCCGCACCGTAACCGGCGAAAGTTCATCTTCTGAGGTTTGATAGCAAGGCTGTCTTTCGTTCGATTTCCGGTGTGATAAAGGACGAGAGCGGGCAGTGCGGACGCCCGATCAGGCGACGACCTCGCCCAAGTTCCGCTCCACTATGCCGCCTTGCGGCAGGAGCGCGCTTGCATGACGAACATTGAACCTTCTCCGCCGTCTCTCAGCCTCATCCGGCTGTTTCTCAAATTCCTGCGCTTTGGCTTTCTGGCCTTCGGCGGACCGGTCGCGCAAATTGCGATGGTGAGGCAGTCGCTCGTCGACGAGGAACGGTGGATTTCCTCGGCTCGCTTCAACCGACTGCTTGCGATCATGCAAATCCTCCCCGGGCCGGAGGCCCACGAGCTTTGCGTCCACCTCGGCATGCTGGCGCGCGGGCGCATCGGCGGACTGCTCGCGGGCCTCGGCTTCATGCTGCCCGGCTTCTTTCTCATGCTGGCTGCCGCATGGGCCTATGACGAGTGGATTGCCGGCCAGCCAGGCATGGCCAGCGTCTTCTTCGGCGTTCAGATCGTCGTCCTCGCGATCATTCTTCGCGCCGTACATCGCATCGGCAGCCACGTTCTGGAGGACCATAGCCTCTGGGGTCTCGCAATTTCTAGCTTTCTGGCCACGCTCGCCGGCGTGCCCTTCTGGCTCCCGCTTATAGCGGCCGGGCTCGCCTACACATTTGCGGCGCAGCGCTGGGCCGCGCTCGCCATTCTCGCCGCCGCGGTCGGTCTTGCGATCCTGCTGCCGCGAGCCAGCGCCTTCGAGCCGGCCGCCCTTGTTGTCGCGTCTGGTCCGGCAACCACTGTCGCGCTCTTCCTCGCAGGTCTGAAGGGCGGGCTCCTGACTTTCGGCGGCGCCTATACCGCGATTCCTTATGTCCGTGCCGACACGGTTGGCCGGGGCTGGCTCTCCGACGCATCCTTTCTCGACGGTGTCGCGCTCGCGGGAATTCTCCCTGCGCCGCTCGTGATCTTCGCGACGTTCACGGGATATGTCGCAGGCGGCGGGAGCGGGGCGATCGCAATCACCGTCGGTATGTTCCTCCCGGCCTTCGCCTTCTCGCTGATCTTCTTCGAGCGTCTCGAAGCGGTGGTCGAACATCCCGCACTTCACCGCCTACTCGCGGGCGTTGCGGCCGCCGTCGTCGGGGTGATCACGGCGACGTTGATCCAGCTCGGCTGGTCGACGGCCGAGCGCGCATCGAGCCTCTGGCTGCCGGCTTTGCTCTTCATTGCGGCGCTCCTGCTCGTCTGGAAGCTCAAGGGCAAGTTCGTAACACCGGCGCTCGTCTTGGCGGGCGGTATTGCCGGTTGGTTCCTCGCGCTATAGCCTTGGAACGCCCGTTGATGCCTATGTCCGCCTCTTGGCCTCGTCGTACGGAAACTTGGTATCTCGCAAGGGCCGGCGGCCAAGGACTGCCGATCAGCGCATCTGCCCTGATCCTGCTATGGTCCCATGTCGGGGCCGCTGGGGCGCAGGCGGTGACCCTCGCTCTGGGGGAAGCCGAGCGCAGCTGACACGCGGTCGTTCCAGCCATAGGGATCGGCGCGGATGACGGGCTCGCCTTGCTCGTCGAACAGCACCGTCTGGTAGGTCAGGCGGACCGGTATGGGACGCGGCAGGGGGACGAAGGTCTCCTTGCCGGTGGCCCGCGCCTTGTCCCAATCGGCGATCACGCCCTCGTCCTTCGCGAGCATCGCCGCGAAACCCAGTGCATCTTCGACCCGCACGCAGCCATGGCTGCGCTGGCGCTGCACCTCGCCGAACAGCGCCTTGGCGGGCGTGTCGTGAAGATAGATCTGATGCTCGTTCTGCATGTCGAACTTGACGAGCCCCAGCGAATTTTTGGGTCCCGGCTGCTGGACGATCCAGCCATCCTTCCAGGCCATGTTGTTGCGGCGAAGATAGGCGGCGCCCTTGCCGGCAATCTCCTTGTTCTGGATCGAGCGCGGTACCGTCCAGGTGGGGTTGGCGACGAGGCGGTAGATCGGCGATCCCAATTGCGGCGTCTCGGTCCCGGGTTTGCCGACGACGACCTTGCGCGTATCGGCAAGCTTGCCGTCCCGCCAATAAGCGAGGCGCGCCGAGGCGAGATTGACGTCGATGCGCGTTTCGGGCGGGTTGCGGTCGACCCAGCGCATGCGCTCCATCGCCACCGCGATCGCCCGTGCCCGGTCGGCGTCGGACAGGTTGAGGATTTCGAGCGCTTCGCTCCCGATCACGCCATCGGGCTTGATGCCATAGTCGGCCTGCATGCGCCGCACGGCTTTCACCATCGCCGGGCTATAGCTCCCGCCGTCCGCCTCTGC
Coding sequences within it:
- a CDS encoding putative bifunctional diguanylate cyclase/phosphodiesterase, whose protein sequence is MMIKGASSATFVRRVAIALLFVALACVVHIGSNGVPLFAAIASAVALGWIGSMWRHDQKLWSLSQRIEAISGQGQQHSIADRLQENTEGLEAALSAMKHRLTERHALSGLPTREPLLFRMEADRRGLVGALAVADFERLAGFDPAMAERVLLATVSRILRMVPTERLIAHVDRAQFVIWYGPDIDPAIARSELDAIAYALGSTVTADGREILPTIATRCASLPDGSAPSALLAQTLASFAIPTGSPNEVHEFSPASIAQEAQRYGLEQDLRTAIMRNEFDLAYQPLIDTTLGSVIGAEALLRWEHPVRGKVSPAIFIPVVEAAGLAEDVGLWVLNAAAREASHWQASQTGAMRVAVNISANQLHSPKFTECLKRTLHNHALEPGSLEIELTEGVASTNDASLVRMFDQIRALGIRIAIDDFGTGYSSFSTLRQLTFDKIKIDREFVTEVDRRPESQAICQSIIALGRGLNIRVLAEGVETASEYRWLRHHGCTHFQGFYFSRPLSPEDFLAFATDREGLGKLLRVEPGFQPVERVTA
- the chrA gene encoding chromate efflux transporter; its protein translation is MTNIEPSPPSLSLIRLFLKFLRFGFLAFGGPVAQIAMVRQSLVDEERWISSARFNRLLAIMQILPGPEAHELCVHLGMLARGRIGGLLAGLGFMLPGFFLMLAAAWAYDEWIAGQPGMASVFFGVQIVVLAIILRAVHRIGSHVLEDHSLWGLAISSFLATLAGVPFWLPLIAAGLAYTFAAQRWAALAILAAAVGLAILLPRASAFEPAALVVASGPATTVALFLAGLKGGLLTFGGAYTAIPYVRADTVGRGWLSDASFLDGVALAGILPAPLVIFATFTGYVAGGGSGAIAITVGMFLPAFAFSLIFFERLEAVVEHPALHRLLAGVAAAVVGVITATLIQLGWSTAERASSLWLPALLFIAALLLVWKLKGKFVTPALVLAGGIAGWFLAL
- a CDS encoding L,D-transpeptidase family protein; the protein is MRYGVIACSLLALSATLAGCDASTNSQQSGASIEDARWSDATAKQLREAIARRAAHGLDRMRFDVPEGSGDQNALNEVALRYASALARGASDPAKLNSIYSVPRPAPDLKAGLAEAIAKGEVDDWLSGLAPQDGNYKALSKAYLALSKQETGTESAIPDAGKAIEPGSSDPRIPAIARQLVASDYLGRAEADGGSYSPAMVKAVRRMQADYGIKPDGVIGSEALEILNLSDADRARAIAVAMERMRWVDRNPPETRIDVNLASARLAYWRDGKLADTRKVVVGKPGTETPQLGSPIYRLVANPTWTVPRSIQNKEIAGKGAAYLRRNNMAWKDGWIVQQPGPKNSLGLVKFDMQNEHQIYLHDTPAKALFGEVQRQRSHGCVRVEDALGFAAMLAKDEGVIADWDKARATGKETFVPLPRPIPVRLTYQTVLFDEQGEPVIRADPYGWNDRVSAALGFPQSEGHRLRPSGPDMGP
- a CDS encoding LysM peptidoglycan-binding domain-containing protein, which translates into the protein MTSPYFSFRPWRSVRPAILAASIALAGCASGPRPQSGAVAATSAQNIETIAEYLNLGDTDTARKLIKSSLKRDPNNATLALLRDSVTRDPVELLGPKSFDYVVQPGDTLAALADRFLGNRLMTYQLARYNGIAKPMQLAAGQTLRIPGTAPAPVRRAQPAPARPGPGAAPSRAQPARPQAATPAPSARTDPAAARRLRTEGLAALNKGGTAKAVQLLRRAAVLDPGNSAIKTDLARAERIAATVRARK
- a CDS encoding serine/threonine-protein kinase, whose product is MNTLGRYQINGRLGEGAMADVYRAVDPSIGRKVAIKVLKPEYARNAALNVRFLREARAAGVLSHPNIATIYEVGEEKGVAYIAMELVEGQPLDAHLQINGRMPYERVLKLGQQLAGALAYAHRTGVVHRDVKPSNILLSSDGRTAKLVDFGVARIDEPDSDGSGDPLGRTQFGQMIGTPRYMSPEQALSLPVDHRSDLFSLGIVLYEMVTGKAAFPGIGLATLAIQIAQERVEPIERAASDCPPGLSFIIDKLLAKKPEQRFADGDAVRSAILRELSATEESTPARRGLSLRLKLPILLAGVTLAVLALCGSIIVTREEQAFERMAVTSGQTIATFVASNAGVVAVDNAGLPVDEQDWSALQAFVDSASDDSEISQLTVVDADNVVRAASDPRRIGKYYTPPRTERPVSGGNTPGASYTDKSQGSGMRIVRPIDYAGTSYGKVDIVVRTDELSAATSNTRFLLVMLSLVVMATVIIVGYLSGAAVTRPLARLRSALNEAATSRFALRISHRRRDEFGDAFDAFNFAAAAAEAGLANEPENLEASVLETRIADADDQAGDIRRVA